GGTGCTGTCATGGTATGAGCATCCATCGTTGCGCCGTATCCACAAATTTCTGCGATGATGTGTGCACCGCGTTGCTGTGCGTGTTCCAGTGATTCCAGAACAAACATTGCTCCGCCTTCACCAGCAATAAAACCACTGCGCTCTGTATCAAACGGGCGACATGCTTCGCTCGGATTACCGCCTTTATTCCAGATGGCTTGTGCTTTTTTATATGCGAGCAAGCCACCGTGGGAAATACGGGAATCCCCACCGCCTGCAAATGCAATGGTCAGGTATCCATCTTTGATTTTCCGAAAGGCTTCGCCGATGGCTTGAGTAGAAGCAGAACATGCAGTGCCGATGGTTGAATTTTCACCATGTATGTGGAGAAATTGGCTTATGGCGCTTGCTGCCGTGTTTGGTAGATAGCGAAGCATCCAGAGGGCTGCCAGCTCTGCGCTGTCCATGTTGCCGTTTTCTACATTGGGGAAATCTGAACTGATATCAAAGTTCGGCCCCATTCCGCAAAAGAGACCGGCATCTTCCAGTAGATCTGCAGTTGCGCTACAATCTTCAGCGGCACGAATGGCTGCAGAAAGTGCAAACTGCGCACCGCGCGACAAATATTTTTTATT
This Halodesulfovibrio sp. MK-HDV DNA region includes the following protein-coding sequences:
- a CDS encoding beta-ketoacyl-[acyl-carrier-protein] synthase family protein, with protein sequence MRNRVVITGAGYITSLGSTPEEITSSVRHNAPNFSSSHDFEGCVDCPIPDFDLAAVTGRWKNKKYLSRGAQFALSAAIRAAEDCSATADLLEDAGLFCGMGPNFDISSDFPNVENGNMDSAELAALWMLRYLPNTAASAISQFLHIHGENSTIGTACSASTQAIGEAFRKIKDGYLTIAFAGGGDSRISHGGLLAYKKAQAIWNKGGNPSEACRPFDTERSGFIAGEGGAMFVLESLEHAQQRGAHIIAEICGYGATMDAHTMTAPHPKALHAEKAVRSAIAEAQLTPEDIDIISAHGTSTPLNDQMEAAMIERMFYSGKDHQPVVTAIKSWIGHCTAASGAVEFGILLALLDKKIVPPVRNLTSPCSDKINFVTGLMELSDSSIPPTILLENFGFGGQNSALVVRLWS